From the genome of Desulfobaculum xiamenense, one region includes:
- the tilS gene encoding tRNA lysidine(34) synthetase TilS, with protein sequence MRFPLRLQDIPPAQARFCLGIERFLRDELKAETDGAAILVAFSGGVDSTVLLATLALLRDRLRCEVLAAHLDHGLRQESSAEARHALALCEAAHIHCETTRIDVAALAATRGIGLEEAARDARYDFLEQTRQRNGASLIALGHNLDDLAEDVLMRLTRGAGWPELGGMRGIDSARHLVRPLLLTTRADIETCARALGLPWVEDASNADTTFTRNRMRHEVLPLLARENPNILRAVAAQWRVASLDRDYWDGEVQRLLECGVPHSGGLLLPREILDDLHQTVRLRLYKATLERLGPGQALADSLHTLDRLFRSGEGGRTVQFPGAKTVTTSAAGLLFRPREC encoded by the coding sequence ATGCGCTTTCCTCTCCGCCTTCAGGACATCCCGCCCGCTCAGGCGCGCTTCTGTCTCGGCATCGAACGCTTCCTGCGCGACGAGCTGAAGGCGGAGACGGACGGAGCCGCCATCCTCGTCGCCTTCTCCGGCGGCGTGGACTCCACGGTGCTGCTCGCCACCCTCGCCCTCCTGCGCGACCGCCTACGCTGCGAGGTGCTGGCGGCCCATCTCGACCACGGCCTGCGTCAGGAATCGTCCGCAGAAGCCCGCCACGCCCTCGCCCTATGCGAGGCAGCCCATATCCACTGCGAGACCACACGCATCGACGTGGCCGCCCTCGCCGCCACACGCGGCATCGGTCTCGAAGAGGCCGCTCGCGACGCACGCTACGACTTCCTGGAGCAAACCCGCCAGCGCAACGGAGCGAGCCTCATCGCCCTCGGGCACAACCTCGACGACCTCGCCGAGGACGTGCTCATGCGCCTGACGCGCGGCGCTGGCTGGCCGGAGCTGGGCGGCATGCGCGGCATCGACAGCGCACGGCACCTCGTGCGACCTCTGCTGCTCACGACGCGTGCGGACATTGAAACCTGCGCCCGCGCCCTCGGCCTGCCATGGGTGGAGGACGCCTCCAACGCGGACACGACCTTCACGCGCAACCGCATGCGCCACGAAGTTCTTCCGCTGCTCGCTCGTGAAAACCCGAACATTCTCCGCGCCGTGGCCGCCCAATGGCGCGTGGCGAGCCTCGACCGCGACTACTGGGACGGCGAGGTCCAGCGCCTGCTCGAATGCGGGGTTCCCCACTCGGGTGGATTACTTTTACCCCGCGAAATACTTGACGATCTGCACCAGACTGTGCGACTGCGCCTCTACAAGGCGACGCTCGAACGCCTCGGTCCGGGGCAGGCATTGGCCGACAGTCTGCATACCCTCGACCGCCTGTTTAGAAGCGGCGAAGGGGGGCGCACGGTGCAGTTTCCCGGCGCAAAGACCGTGACGACCAGCGCGGCGGGCCTGCTCTTCAGGCCGCGTGAATGCTGA
- the hemA gene encoding glutamyl-tRNA reductase, with product MKQKIFLIGLNHRTAGVEIREAYALKDCNTVELGFVTPAGPVSEALALSTCNRVEILAVTDHRATADDVLQFWASHCGGSVPQLKPHVYIHEDLEAVKHLFTVAASLDSMVVGEPQILGQLKDAYRKSVEFGSAKVIINRLLHKAFSVAKRVRTETAIASSAVSISYAAVELAKKIFGDMSDNRAMLVGAGEMAELAATHLINAGVKDIVVANRTFERGEELARRMNGTAIMFEELHRKLADVDIVISSTGATEAVIRAKDLRGVLKKRRNRPMFFIDIAVPRDIDPDVNGLDNVYLYDIDDLKEVVEENLAQRREEAIKAEAIIASETRQFARWLESLELNPTICDLLERGEDIAARELARTLKRLGPDVSDETREALETLVVSIAHKLYHEPIAFLKRRTQEEGAAQRFIDTTRRMFNLDGEDVPEDAHADRKKVVPLRAVCGGRTSENQH from the coding sequence ATGAAACAGAAGATATTCCTCATCGGACTCAATCACCGTACCGCGGGCGTCGAAATCCGCGAGGCCTATGCCCTCAAGGACTGCAACACCGTGGAACTCGGTTTCGTGACACCGGCCGGCCCCGTGAGCGAGGCTCTTGCCCTCTCCACCTGCAACCGCGTGGAAATCCTTGCCGTGACGGACCACCGCGCCACCGCGGACGACGTCCTTCAGTTCTGGGCGTCGCACTGTGGCGGCAGCGTTCCGCAGCTTAAGCCCCACGTCTACATTCACGAAGATCTCGAAGCGGTGAAGCACCTGTTCACCGTTGCCGCCAGCCTCGATTCCATGGTCGTCGGCGAGCCGCAGATTCTCGGCCAGCTCAAGGACGCCTACCGCAAGTCCGTCGAATTCGGCTCCGCGAAGGTCATCATCAACCGCCTGCTGCACAAGGCCTTTTCCGTGGCCAAGCGCGTGCGCACGGAGACGGCCATCGCCTCCTCCGCCGTGTCCATCAGCTACGCGGCCGTGGAGCTGGCCAAGAAGATCTTCGGCGACATGTCCGACAATCGCGCCATGCTGGTGGGTGCGGGTGAAATGGCCGAACTCGCGGCTACACACCTCATCAACGCTGGTGTGAAGGACATCGTGGTGGCCAACCGCACCTTCGAACGTGGCGAGGAGCTTGCCCGCCGCATGAACGGCACGGCCATCATGTTCGAGGAACTGCACCGCAAGCTGGCCGACGTGGACATCGTCATCAGCTCCACCGGAGCGACCGAAGCCGTCATCCGCGCCAAGGACCTGCGCGGCGTGCTCAAGAAGCGCCGCAACCGGCCCATGTTCTTCATCGACATCGCCGTCCCGCGCGACATCGACCCCGACGTCAACGGACTGGACAACGTCTACCTCTACGACATCGACGACCTGAAGGAAGTCGTGGAGGAAAACCTCGCCCAGCGCCGCGAGGAAGCCATCAAGGCCGAAGCCATCATCGCCTCGGAGACGCGACAGTTCGCCCGCTGGCTGGAGTCGCTGGAACTCAATCCCACTATCTGCGACCTGCTCGAACGCGGCGAGGACATCGCCGCCCGAGAACTGGCCCGCACGCTCAAGCGCCTCGGTCCCGACGTGTCCGACGAAACCCGCGAGGCCCTCGAAACCCTCGTCGTCTCCATCGCCCACAAGCTCTACCACGAGCCCATCGCCTTCCTGAAACGCCGCACGCAGGAGGAAGGCGCGGCCCAGCGCTTCATCGACACCACCCGCCGCATGTTCAACCTCGACGGCGAGGATGTCCCCGAAGACGCGCACGCAGACCGCAAGAAGGTCGTACCGCTGCGGGCCGTATGCGGCGGCAGAACCTCCGAAAACCAGCACTGA
- the ccsA gene encoding cytochrome c biogenesis protein CcsA — MELYDVLQIGITVLYTFGAVLFIGGMLGMRPGLKTAAGLSSGAGFALHTLSLALYFKLMGYGSFLEGDFHLSLLGWVLLAIFFALWWRLKLDFLALAASPLALLLYLSSMSVPGTKVLMPKALAGSFFMLHIGSLFFSLAFLAMAFAAGALFMHLERKIKTKEKLVGFRKDLPSLNTFDHANHLAVVFGFPLYTVGLLSGFIWARFAWGRIVTGDPKEIVSLAIWVVYAYLFHQRLAMGWRGRKAAMLAMAVFAFCVFSLVVVNFMVPSHHNFMQ, encoded by the coding sequence ATGGAATTGTATGATGTTCTTCAGATAGGCATCACGGTGCTCTACACGTTTGGGGCCGTGCTGTTCATCGGCGGCATGCTCGGCATGCGGCCGGGGCTGAAGACCGCTGCGGGACTGTCGTCCGGCGCGGGCTTCGCGCTGCACACCCTCTCGCTGGCCCTGTACTTCAAGCTGATGGGCTACGGCAGCTTCCTCGAAGGCGATTTTCACCTGAGCCTGCTCGGCTGGGTGCTACTCGCCATCTTCTTCGCCCTGTGGTGGAGGCTGAAGCTCGACTTCCTCGCGCTGGCGGCATCCCCGCTGGCCCTGCTGCTCTACCTCTCCTCCATGTCGGTTCCGGGCACCAAGGTGCTCATGCCCAAGGCGTTGGCCGGATCGTTCTTCATGCTGCACATCGGCTCGCTGTTCTTCAGCCTCGCCTTTCTGGCCATGGCCTTCGCGGCGGGCGCGCTGTTCATGCATCTGGAACGCAAGATCAAGACCAAGGAAAAGCTGGTCGGCTTCCGCAAGGATCTGCCGTCGCTCAACACCTTCGACCACGCCAACCATCTGGCCGTGGTGTTCGGCTTCCCGCTGTACACCGTGGGCCTTTTGTCCGGCTTCATCTGGGCCCGCTTCGCGTGGGGCCGCATCGTCACCGGTGATCCCAAGGAGATCGTGTCGCTCGCCATCTGGGTGGTGTACGCCTATCTCTTCCACCAGCGTCTGGCCATGGGATGGCGGGGACGCAAGGCCGCCATGCTGGCCATGGCCGTCTTCGCCTTCTGCGTGTTCTCTCTGGTCGTCGTGAACTTCATGGTGCCCTCGCACCACAACTTCATGCAGTGA
- a CDS encoding precorrin-2 dehydrogenase/sirohydrochlorin ferrochelatase family protein, with amino-acid sequence MRHYPAFLNLRGRRCLVVGAGEVGTRKIETLLSCGPAEVLVVDTAPPSARMKALLDTPAVVYNQRPFEENDLEGRTLVFVCTNNAQLNATIGTMCETRGQLCNIADAPTQSGFIVPATFDRGSLVVALSTGGASPAVARRIRMELEAALGPSCGAFVELMGRIRPLVLELGMPTAANTEIFRKLAHGPLMAAIGEGDAEQVRDILTQELPAALHPRIGEVLDGIV; translated from the coding sequence ATGCGACATTATCCGGCATTCCTGAACCTTCGGGGCCGGAGGTGCCTTGTCGTCGGCGCTGGCGAAGTGGGGACGCGAAAGATCGAAACCCTGCTCTCCTGCGGCCCGGCGGAGGTCCTCGTGGTCGATACCGCACCGCCTTCCGCTCGGATGAAGGCCTTGCTCGACACCCCCGCGGTGGTCTATAACCAGCGCCCCTTCGAGGAAAACGACCTGGAGGGACGCACGCTTGTGTTCGTGTGCACCAACAACGCACAGTTGAACGCGACCATCGGCACCATGTGCGAAACGCGCGGGCAGTTGTGCAACATCGCCGACGCCCCGACGCAAAGCGGATTCATCGTCCCCGCCACGTTCGACAGGGGCAGCCTTGTCGTGGCACTCTCCACTGGTGGCGCAAGCCCAGCCGTGGCGCGGCGCATCCGCATGGAACTCGAAGCCGCGCTTGGCCCGTCCTGCGGTGCGTTCGTGGAGCTGATGGGACGCATCCGTCCGCTGGTGCTGGAACTGGGCATGCCGACGGCCGCGAATACGGAAATTTTCAGAAAACTGGCCCATGGTCCGCTTATGGCGGCCATCGGCGAAGGGGACGCGGAACAGGTGCGCGACATCCTGACACAGGAACTGCCCGCCGCCCTGCACCCCCGCATCGGAGAAGTGCTCGATGGAATTGTATGA
- a CDS encoding glycosyltransferase family 9 protein, protein MSSTPSGGVRRHLVIQLARFGDLLQSKRLLVTLERRPDADVHLLVDNSLVGIARIVYPGVTVHGIAAHRSGSPTDAEILGTNLPVLAELAALNFAEVYNLNLSGLNSSLSTLFDPATVRGHRMAQGQELSDLWPRMAMRWTRIRRAAGLNLVDFWAAMAKNPVAPGEVNPVARRGGKGVGVVLAGRHSRRSLPPQMLANIAGAVVQGTQSQRVVLVGSGAERPLAREFMDVASPRLRAMTEDTVGQTDWAGLVETLAGLDAVITPDTGTMHLAAHLGVPVHALFLSSAWCFETGPYGLGHRVWQSAAQCAPCLEAADCPNDVACLASFGGRDFLRHLAGNAAFEIPEGLVGYVSAFDQLGMTYRAVLGDDPDAARRAAFRALVAQYFGLPMSGPTPDADLVERLFRETDWMLGADNPRHAMPECVPAPEKE, encoded by the coding sequence ATGTCATCGACGCCTTCCGGCGGCGTGCGCCGCCACCTCGTCATACAGCTTGCCAGATTCGGCGACCTGCTCCAGAGCAAGCGCCTTCTCGTCACGCTCGAACGCCGTCCCGACGCGGACGTGCACCTGCTCGTGGACAATTCGCTGGTGGGGATTGCCCGCATCGTCTATCCGGGCGTTACGGTGCATGGCATCGCGGCGCACCGGTCCGGTTCGCCGACGGATGCCGAAATTCTCGGCACGAATCTCCCCGTGCTGGCGGAGCTTGCCGCGCTGAACTTCGCCGAGGTCTACAACCTCAATCTTTCCGGCCTGAATTCCAGCCTGTCCACGCTGTTCGATCCCGCCACGGTTCGCGGGCATCGCATGGCGCAGGGGCAGGAACTCTCCGACCTGTGGCCGCGCATGGCCATGCGCTGGACGCGTATCCGGCGGGCGGCGGGGCTTAATCTCGTGGATTTCTGGGCCGCGATGGCCAAGAACCCCGTTGCGCCGGGCGAGGTGAATCCCGTGGCGCGGCGGGGCGGCAAGGGCGTGGGCGTGGTGCTGGCCGGGCGGCATTCCCGGCGCAGTCTGCCACCGCAGATGCTCGCGAACATCGCAGGGGCCGTGGTGCAGGGCACGCAGTCGCAGCGCGTGGTGCTGGTTGGCAGCGGCGCGGAACGCCCCCTTGCGCGGGAGTTCATGGACGTGGCCTCGCCCCGTCTGCGTGCTATGACCGAGGACACCGTGGGCCAGACGGACTGGGCCGGGCTGGTGGAAACGCTTGCCGGACTCGATGCCGTCATCACCCCGGATACCGGCACCATGCATCTCGCCGCGCATCTCGGCGTTCCTGTGCATGCGCTTTTCCTGTCCTCGGCGTGGTGTTTCGAGACCGGACCGTACGGACTGGGCCACCGGGTCTGGCAGAGCGCGGCGCAGTGCGCCCCGTGCCTCGAAGCCGCCGATTGCCCGAATGACGTGGCCTGCCTCGCGTCCTTTGGTGGGCGGGACTTCCTGCGGCATCTGGCCGGAAACGCGGCCTTCGAGATTCCCGAGGGCCTCGTGGGCTACGTGAGTGCCTTTGACCAGCTTGGCATGACCTATCGAGCGGTGCTTGGCGACGATCCCGACGCCGCGCGCCGCGCCGCGTTTCGTGCCCTTGTGGCGCAGTATTTCGGATTGCCCATGTCCGGGCCGACGCCGGATGCCGATCTCGTGGAGCGCCTGTTCCGCGAGACGGACTGGATGCTCGGCGCGGACAATCCCCGACACGCGATGCCGGAGTGTGTTCCCGCTCCGGAGAAAGAGTAA
- a CDS encoding CgeB family protein translates to MTSKDTSVRVLLVLPMYGGSLPVGRYCARALTRLGHVVETFEAPEFHQSFEALRRMRVSRERLQYLENSFLNVISQAIMAKVEAFCPDLVLCLAQAPMSIQTLKRLRRDGVATAMWFVEDYRLFTYWMAFAPHYDFFAIIQEDPFFDELEAVGQSNALYLPLAADPEFHCPMDLSSVDRRMWGSDLSFMGAGYPNRRVAFRRLVNRDFKIWGTEWDGDPALEALVQMNGRRLSSEECVKIFNATRINLNLHSSVDSTSLVSNGDFVNPRTFELAACGAFQLVDERALMADLFWSDELATFRSIPEMEEMIDHFLAHPEEREEYARRGRERVLADHTYDRRMQTLLDFVAARREGWPARRGGEEFFAEYPPELRDKVLALLDRLGLPAQTSFDDLVWTLRQQQGTLSDVETAILFLDEWRKQYGGKRA, encoded by the coding sequence ATGACATCCAAGGACACATCCGTTCGCGTTCTGCTTGTGCTGCCCATGTATGGCGGCTCGCTTCCCGTGGGGCGCTATTGCGCCCGCGCCCTGACTCGTCTGGGGCATGTGGTGGAGACCTTCGAGGCTCCCGAATTTCATCAATCCTTCGAGGCCCTGCGGCGGATGCGCGTCTCGCGCGAAAGGCTCCAGTACCTCGAAAACAGCTTTCTGAACGTGATTTCGCAGGCCATCATGGCCAAGGTGGAGGCCTTCTGCCCGGATCTCGTGCTCTGTCTCGCGCAGGCACCCATGAGCATCCAGACCCTCAAGCGCCTGCGCCGCGACGGCGTGGCCACGGCCATGTGGTTCGTGGAGGACTACCGGCTGTTCACGTACTGGATGGCCTTCGCCCCGCACTATGATTTCTTCGCCATCATTCAGGAGGACCCGTTCTTCGACGAACTGGAGGCCGTGGGGCAGTCCAACGCCCTGTATCTCCCGTTGGCGGCAGACCCTGAATTCCACTGCCCCATGGACCTGTCCTCGGTGGACAGGCGCATGTGGGGATCGGACCTGTCCTTCATGGGCGCGGGGTATCCCAATCGGCGGGTGGCCTTCCGGCGGCTGGTGAATCGGGATTTCAAGATATGGGGCACGGAGTGGGACGGCGACCCCGCCCTTGAGGCGCTGGTGCAGATGAACGGACGGCGGCTGTCGTCCGAGGAGTGCGTGAAGATTTTCAACGCCACGCGCATCAACTTGAATCTGCATTCCTCGGTGGATTCGACCAGCCTCGTCTCGAACGGGGATTTCGTGAATCCGCGCACCTTCGAGCTTGCTGCCTGCGGCGCGTTCCAGCTTGTGGACGAGCGCGCGCTCATGGCGGACCTCTTCTGGTCCGATGAGCTCGCCACCTTCCGCAGCATCCCCGAGATGGAGGAAATGATCGACCACTTCCTCGCCCATCCCGAGGAGCGCGAGGAATACGCCCGGCGTGGGCGCGAGCGCGTGCTGGCGGATCACACCTATGATCGGCGCATGCAGACGCTTCTGGATTTCGTGGCCGCGCGCCGCGAGGGCTGGCCCGCGCGGCGTGGGGGAGAGGAGTTCTTCGCCGAGTATCCGCCGGAACTGCGGGACAAGGTGCTCGCACTTCTGGACCGACTGGGCCTGCCCGCGCAGACGTCCTTCGACGACCTCGTCTGGACGCTGCGCCAGCAGCAGGGCACCCTGTCCGACGTGGAGACGGCCATCCTCTTCCTCGACGAATGGCGCAAGCAGTACGGGGGCAAGCGGGCGTAG
- a CDS encoding replication-associated recombination protein A, producing MLTNPESGPRPERDTQPLADRIRPGSLDNFIGQSHLREKIDALMKSERMPSLLLFGPPGCGKSTLALLLAQHSGLPFIRVSAPEAGLTVLRKRLQGMRVLILDELHRFSKAQQDFFLPILESGEIALIATTTENPSFSVTRQLLSRLHVLKLTQHSRHELMEVAKRGAEALGAEIPEESLRLLTGVAQGDARTLLNLLEYTADLPEDHRAPEHLKTVLPDIVLRHDKAGDSHYDLASALIKSIRGSDPDAAVYYLACLLESGEDPRFVCRRLILSAGEDIGLADPQALQMAVACQQAVEFVGMPEGFIPMSECAIYLALAKKSNSTYEAYHRAAAEVRKNGAKPVPIHLRNAPTKLMKEWGYKRDYKYPHSFPGAWVEQDYLPDEILGHRFYQAKDQGEEAKLTALWKSRQQKKR from the coding sequence ATGCTGACGAATCCTGAATCCGGACCGCGCCCGGAGCGTGACACCCAGCCGCTGGCGGACAGAATCCGCCCCGGCTCGCTGGACAACTTCATCGGCCAGTCGCACCTGCGCGAGAAGATCGACGCGCTCATGAAATCCGAGCGCATGCCGAGCCTTCTGCTCTTCGGCCCTCCCGGCTGTGGCAAGTCCACGCTGGCTCTGCTCCTCGCACAGCACAGCGGTCTGCCCTTCATCCGCGTGAGCGCTCCCGAGGCGGGGCTGACCGTCCTGCGCAAGCGCCTGCAAGGCATGCGGGTGCTCATTCTCGACGAGCTACACCGTTTCTCCAAGGCCCAGCAGGACTTCTTCCTGCCCATCCTCGAATCCGGCGAAATCGCGCTCATCGCGACGACCACCGAGAACCCCTCGTTCTCCGTGACGCGCCAGCTTCTGTCGCGGCTACACGTGCTCAAGCTGACCCAGCATTCGCGCCATGAACTGATGGAAGTGGCCAAACGCGGGGCCGAGGCGCTCGGAGCTGAAATTCCCGAGGAAAGCCTGCGTCTGCTCACCGGCGTGGCACAGGGCGACGCCCGCACGCTCCTCAACCTGCTGGAGTACACGGCGGACCTGCCCGAGGACCATCGCGCCCCGGAACACCTGAAGACCGTGCTGCCGGACATCGTGCTGCGCCACGATAAGGCGGGCGATTCGCACTACGACCTCGCCAGCGCGCTCATCAAATCCATCCGCGGCAGCGACCCGGACGCGGCGGTCTACTATCTGGCATGTCTGCTGGAAAGCGGCGAGGACCCGCGCTTCGTGTGCCGTCGGTTGATTCTTTCGGCAGGCGAGGACATCGGCCTCGCGGACCCGCAGGCCTTGCAGATGGCCGTGGCCTGCCAGCAGGCCGTGGAATTTGTGGGCATGCCCGAGGGCTTCATCCCCATGAGCGAATGCGCCATCTATCTCGCGCTGGCCAAGAAAAGCAATTCCACCTACGAGGCCTACCACCGCGCGGCGGCGGAAGTGCGCAAGAACGGCGCGAAGCCGGTGCCCATCCACCTGCGCAACGCGCCGACAAAGCTGATGAAGGAATGGGGCTACAAGCGGGACTACAAATACCCGCACAGCTTCCCCGGCGCATGGGTCGAGCAGGACTACCTGCCGGACGAAATCCTCGGCCACCGCTTCTATCAGGCCAAGGATCAGGGCGAGGAAGCAAAACTGACTGCCCTATGGAAGAGTCGGCAGCAGAAGAAGCGCTGA
- a CDS encoding 16S rRNA (uracil(1498)-N(3))-methyltransferase, with the protein MKTFYLEPDDWREPYMLSGPEAHHLSRVLRLKPGETVRLFDGRGRTGTFEILSCSKSNVMLAAQDIADALPPANPITLALGWAKGIRRGWLLEKAVELQAEGLLFWQAKRSQGHVPDDSKETWDAKLIAGAKQCGSAFLPNIGVCPGGVRELVEIGKDYDHRFVLWESPDCPAMLDFPALTRPGRVLCVLGPEGGFAPGEAEELIAGGFTAVSLGNSILRWETAALIALGLFWWGRQHADES; encoded by the coding sequence ATGAAGACCTTCTATCTGGAACCGGACGACTGGCGCGAGCCGTATATGCTCTCCGGCCCGGAAGCTCACCACCTCTCCCGCGTGCTGCGCCTGAAACCCGGCGAGACCGTTCGCCTGTTCGACGGACGCGGACGCACCGGCACCTTCGAGATTCTCTCCTGCTCGAAGTCGAACGTCATGCTCGCCGCGCAGGACATCGCGGACGCGCTGCCGCCCGCGAACCCCATCACCCTCGCGCTGGGCTGGGCCAAGGGCATCCGCCGCGGCTGGCTGCTCGAAAAGGCCGTGGAACTGCAAGCCGAGGGGCTGCTGTTCTGGCAGGCCAAGCGCAGTCAGGGCCACGTGCCGGACGACAGCAAGGAGACGTGGGACGCCAAGCTCATCGCGGGCGCCAAGCAGTGCGGTTCCGCATTTCTGCCCAACATCGGCGTGTGCCCCGGCGGCGTTCGGGAACTCGTCGAAATCGGCAAGGACTACGACCACCGCTTCGTGCTGTGGGAATCCCCGGATTGCCCGGCCATGCTCGATTTTCCGGCGCTGACCCGTCCGGGCCGGGTGCTGTGCGTGCTCGGCCCCGAGGGCGGCTTTGCCCCCGGCGAGGCGGAGGAGCTCATCGCGGGCGGGTTCACGGCCGTAAGCCTCGGCAACTCCATCCTGCGTTGGGAAACCGCGGCACTCATCGCGCTTGGTCTGTTCTGGTGGGGGAGGCAGCATGCTGACGAATCCTGA
- the gcvT gene encoding glycine cleavage system aminomethyltransferase GcvT, with translation MPELLTTPLHAWHVANGAKMVPFAGWDMPVQYSGIIDEHTHTRTRASVFDICHMGEFKLKGAKAKASLSRLVTHNLDTLGPGRCRYGFLLNEQGGIIDDLIVYCINDDEYMLVVNGARTAIDFAWIKAHLPEDMFFEDISELMAKIDLQGPLACEVLNSVTGSDWSFLSYFAFKKCEFLNDPFIVSRTGYTGELGYELYIREEAALRLWEALLSHPDVKPAGLGARDTLRLEAGLSLYGQDLDEKHTPAEAGCAVFLKSNADYIGKTHAFDVRESLIALTMEGRKAARHDDPIFLPSGEEVGRVTSGCFAPSIGHAVALAYVRKEFAAHTEFLAGKGPKKITATRSQLPFYTNGTARMKL, from the coding sequence TTGCCAGAGCTCTTGACCACCCCGCTTCATGCATGGCACGTGGCCAACGGCGCCAAAATGGTGCCTTTCGCCGGCTGGGACATGCCCGTCCAGTATTCCGGCATCATCGATGAGCACACCCACACGCGCACGAGAGCGTCTGTGTTCGACATCTGCCACATGGGCGAATTCAAGCTCAAGGGAGCCAAGGCCAAGGCCAGCCTCTCCCGGCTGGTGACGCACAACCTCGACACGCTGGGTCCCGGCCGCTGCCGCTACGGCTTCCTGCTCAACGAGCAGGGTGGCATCATCGACGACCTCATCGTCTACTGCATCAACGACGACGAATACATGCTCGTGGTCAATGGCGCACGCACCGCGATCGACTTCGCGTGGATCAAGGCACACCTCCCGGAAGACATGTTCTTCGAGGACATTTCGGAACTCATGGCCAAGATCGACCTACAAGGCCCGCTGGCCTGCGAGGTGCTGAACTCCGTCACCGGTTCGGACTGGAGCTTCCTCTCCTACTTCGCGTTCAAGAAATGCGAGTTCCTGAACGATCCGTTCATCGTCAGCCGCACCGGCTACACCGGCGAACTGGGCTACGAGCTGTACATCCGCGAGGAAGCCGCCCTGCGCCTGTGGGAGGCGCTGCTCTCCCATCCGGACGTGAAGCCCGCTGGACTCGGCGCGCGCGACACCCTGCGCCTTGAAGCCGGGCTGTCCCTCTACGGGCAGGACCTCGACGAAAAGCACACCCCCGCCGAAGCGGGCTGTGCCGTCTTCCTCAAGTCCAACGCGGACTACATCGGCAAGACGCACGCCTTCGACGTGCGCGAAAGCCTCATCGCGCTAACCATGGAAGGCCGCAAGGCCGCGCGGCACGACGACCCGATCTTCCTGCCTTCCGGCGAGGAAGTGGGCCGTGTAACCAGCGGCTGCTTCGCCCCCAGCATCGGGCACGCCGTTGCGCTGGCCTACGTGCGCAAGGAATTCGCCGCTCACACGGAATTCCTCGCAGGCAAGGGCCCGAAGAAGATCACCGCCACGCGCTCGCAACTGCCCTTCTACACGAACGGAACGGCGCGCATGAAGCTGTAG
- a CDS encoding glycosyltransferase: MEADIALVTFTYNDAHLAHGLLRCVAGWSVRPGRILVVDDGSDRPFVPEVDPPAICPDIEVLRLAENRGPTGAKSVGIEAAAFSRLVLSVDCDIRPGPDWLRAALAIVGEPGVGLVGARVECDCGTGPTARYMARHGTLDFDPSATGFISGNIWLMPGEAWRRVGGFGGHAAPTHEDFAFCRALRNAGYGLRRVETESVRQVRRMSRRALAAQNARYSGPSVRAVVERHGFLDAFEPLLALMADRMIGALAQGEEEFAYIELLLFVRLVLELFAEGTRFVPEGRLDAGEFVAALDAFLHPYPRMARTLRADVGAALHLPQGGARGAGGLWATMLDVFGPFAAAGVFERLECGGLAGFAAEDAAGEVDFHYLESLAPQGRSAHGDGK, from the coding sequence GTGGAAGCGGACATCGCCCTCGTGACATTCACCTACAATGATGCGCACCTCGCGCATGGTTTGCTGCGCTGTGTCGCGGGCTGGAGCGTTCGCCCCGGGCGGATTCTGGTGGTGGACGATGGTTCGGACCGACCCTTCGTGCCTGAGGTCGATCCGCCCGCCATATGCCCAGACATCGAGGTGCTGCGTCTGGCGGAGAATCGTGGCCCCACCGGAGCGAAGTCCGTAGGCATCGAGGCTGCGGCGTTCTCGCGCCTCGTTCTGTCCGTGGATTGCGACATCCGCCCCGGTCCGGATTGGCTGCGCGCCGCCCTCGCCATCGTCGGCGAGCCGGGTGTGGGGCTTGTCGGCGCGCGCGTGGAGTGCGACTGCGGAACCGGGCCGACCGCGCGCTACATGGCCCGGCATGGAACCCTTGATTTCGACCCGTCCGCCACGGGCTTCATTTCCGGAAACATCTGGCTTATGCCCGGCGAGGCATGGCGACGGGTGGGCGGGTTCGGCGGGCACGCCGCGCCCACGCACGAGGATTTCGCCTTCTGCCGCGCCCTGCGTAACGCCGGGTATGGGTTGCGACGGGTGGAGACGGAGTCCGTCCGGCAGGTTCGGCGCATGAGTCGCCGCGCGCTGGCCGCGCAGAATGCCCGCTACAGCGGACCCTCTGTTCGTGCCGTCGTGGAGCGGCATGGCTTTCTCGATGCCTTTGAGCCGCTTCTGGCGCTCATGGCGGACCGGATGATCGGCGCATTGGCGCAAGGTGAAGAGGAATTTGCGTATATCGAACTACTCCTCTTCGTGCGGCTGGTGCTGGAACTCTTTGCCGAAGGAACGCGCTTCGTGCCAGAGGGGCGGTTGGACGCGGGGGAATTCGTCGCCGCCCTAGATGCTTTTCTGCACCCTTATCCGCGCATGGCGAGGACGCTTCGCGCCGATGTCGGGGCCGCGCTCCATCTGCCGCAGGGAGGAGCGCGTGGGGCAGGGGGGCTGTGGGCCACGATGCTCGACGTGTTTGGCCCCTTCGCTGCTGCGGGCGTGTTCGAGAGGCTCGAATGCGGCGGGCTGGCGGGATTTGCCGCCGAGGACGCGGCAGGAGAGGTGGATTTCCACTATCTGGAATCCCTCGCGCCGCAGGGCCGGTCGGCCCACGGAGACGGAAAATAA